In Thalassococcus sp. S3, the sequence AAAACTCAGCGTCGCGACGGATGGCGAGAACTATATCGAAACCGTCTGGGGCCGCGGCTACGTTCTGCGTGATCCTCAGGCGGAGGCAGAGGCCAACACGCCGATTGCCATCGGCGCATAGACGGAAGGACAGCGCAGGGGCAGGCAGACCACCACTCACGGACGAGCCCCTGAGCCCTATGTTATCCGAAGGTCGCTTCAAACGCGGCCTTACCCCGAAGGACAATGTGTTAAAGGCGGGCTGTGAATTGGCCCGCCCTTTTTGTGCTTGGCCTGGTTTTGTACACGCGTCTGCCATGACTGGACCTTGGGGGAAGCCCGCCCTATCACTTGGGAGGACTCGGGGCAGGGATGATGTCGTGACACAGGATACGGAGATATCGACGTTGAGCGCCGAACAGGCGCGGGACGAGCTGGAACGGCTGGCCCGACTTCTGGCCAGTGCCAACACCGCCTATCACACCGATGACGCACCCGAAATTTCGGATGCGGAATACGACCGCCTCAAGCGGCGCAACGCAGCGATCGAAGATGCCTTTCCAAACCTGAAACGCGCCGACAGCCCCTCAGATCAGGTCGGCGCCAAACCGGCGGACGGGTTTGCCAAGGTGACCCATGCCCTGCGGATGCTGTCGCTGGGAAATGCGTTCGATGACGCGGATGTGCTGGCCTTCGACGCCTCGATCCGGAAATATCTCGGTCTTGGCCAGGATGCTCTGTCCTATACTGCGGAACCCAAGATCGACGGGCTGTCGCTTTCTTTGCGCTACGAGAAGGGGCGCCTGGTCCAGGCCGCAACCCGGGGCGACGGTGCCGTGGGCGAGAATGTGACGGCCAATGCGCGCAACATCGCAGACATCCCGGCATCCATCGACGATGCGCCGGAGCTTCTGGAGGTCCGGGGTGAGGTCTATATGTCCCACCCCGATTTCGAGGCGCTGAATGCGCGACAGTCCGAGATGGACGCAAAGACTTTCGCCAATCCGCGAAATGCCGCAGCCGGATCTTTGCGCCAGCTGGACGCCCGTATCACCGCCGCCCGCCCGCTTCGCTTTTTCGCCTATGCCTGGGGCGCCGTCTCCGAACCTCTGGCCGAAACTCAGATGGCTGCGATAGAGTGCCTTGGCACGATGGGCTTTACGGTGAACCCGCTCACGCGTCTCTGCCGCGATCCCGGCGACATGATTGCCCATTACCACGAGATCGAGATGCAGCGCGCCACGCTTGGCTATGACATTGACGGTGTTGTCTACAAGGTCGATGATCTCGCTTTTCAGGCGCGCCTGGGCTTCCGGTCGACCACGCCCCGCTGGGCGATCGCGCATAAATTCCCCGCCGAACTGGCCTGGACCCGGCTCGAAGCGATCGACATCCAGGTAGGCCGGACCGGAGCGCTGAGCCCTGTGGCCCGGTTGACCCCGGTCACCGTGGGGGGCGTGGTCGTGTCGAATGCCACGCTTCACAACGAGGACTACATCGCCGGGCGGGACGCGCGGGGCGGTGAGATCCGGGGTGGGAAAGACATCCGGGCCGGCGACTGGGTGCAGGTCTACCGCGCCGGCGATGTGATCCCGAAAGTCGCGGACGTGGATCTGTCCAAGCGCCCCGAAAGCGCCGCGCGCTATGCGTTTCCCGACACCTGCCCGGAATGCGGCAGTGCGGCAATCCGCGAGGAGGGCGACGCGGTCCGCCGCTGCACGGGCGGTCTCATCTGTCCGGCCCAGGCGGTAGAGAAGCTGAAGCATTTCGTCAGTCGTGCGGCTTTTGATATCGAAGGGCTGGGCGCCAAGCAGGTCGAACAATTCCACACCGATGGCTGGATTTCCGAGCCCGCAGATATCTTTACGCTGCGCGATCGCTATGGCGAAGGCTTGCAGCAGCTGAAAAACCGCGAGGGTTGGGGCGAAAAGTCGGCCGAGAACCTTTTTGAGGCCATCGAAGACAAACGCCGGATCCCGCTCAAACGCCTCA encodes:
- the ligA gene encoding NAD-dependent DNA ligase LigA, with translation MTQDTEISTLSAEQARDELERLARLLASANTAYHTDDAPEISDAEYDRLKRRNAAIEDAFPNLKRADSPSDQVGAKPADGFAKVTHALRMLSLGNAFDDADVLAFDASIRKYLGLGQDALSYTAEPKIDGLSLSLRYEKGRLVQAATRGDGAVGENVTANARNIADIPASIDDAPELLEVRGEVYMSHPDFEALNARQSEMDAKTFANPRNAAAGSLRQLDARITAARPLRFFAYAWGAVSEPLAETQMAAIECLGTMGFTVNPLTRLCRDPGDMIAHYHEIEMQRATLGYDIDGVVYKVDDLAFQARLGFRSTTPRWAIAHKFPAELAWTRLEAIDIQVGRTGALSPVARLTPVTVGGVVVSNATLHNEDYIAGRDARGGEIRGGKDIRAGDWVQVYRAGDVIPKVADVDLSKRPESAARYAFPDTCPECGSAAIREEGDAVRRCTGGLICPAQAVEKLKHFVSRAAFDIEGLGAKQVEQFHTDGWISEPADIFTLRDRYGEGLQQLKNREGWGEKSAENLFEAIEDKRRIPLKRLIFALGIRHVGEVAAADLARHFGTWDALGQTIDAAAGAAACHLRADQAEAEERRAAEAEGRRARIKSTRDAAWQDLDPAAHAAWSDLIGIDGIGATVAVALVTTFQQEAERASINRLTDRLDIQPEDQPQTADSAVAGKTVVFTGTLEKMTRAEAKARAEALGAKVSGSVSAKTDLLVAGPGAGSKAKKAQELGIEMLDEDGWLDLIGEA